GTGACGGGCCTCGTGAAGGTTTACGGAGGCCGGAAGGTCGTCGACGACGTCTCATTCAGCGTGAACGAGGCGGAGATCGTCGGCCTCTTGGGCAAGAACGGCGCCGGCAAGACCACGAGTTTCAAGATGACGGTCGGCATGATCCCCCCCGAGGCCGGACGCGTCATCTTCGAGAGCGAAGACGTCAGCCGCTTCCCCATGTATCAGCGCGCCCGCCGAGGCATGGGGTACCTCTCGCAGGAGCCGAGCATCTTCCAACGCCTCAGCGTCGAGGAGAATCTCCTGGCGATCCTCGAGATGATGCACCTGGCGCGGACGGAGCGAGAGGCCATCGCCGCCGAACTCTTGCGGGACTTCGGCCTGTCGCACCTGGCGCGCCAGCACGCCCGGACACTGTCGGGCGGCGCGCGTCGGCGGCTCGAACGCGCCCGCGCCCTGGTCACCCGGCCCAGCCTCAGCCGCCTGGACGAACCGTTCACCGGCGTCGACCCCATCGCCATCTTCGACATCCAGGGCTTCATCAAAAACCTCAAGAGCCGGGGCATCGGCGTCCTCTTGACGGACCACA
Above is a window of Planctomycetota bacterium DNA encoding:
- the lptB gene encoding LPS export ABC transporter ATP-binding protein is translated as MELLNVTGLVKVYGGRKVVDDVSFSVNEAEIVGLLGKNGAGKTTSFKMTVGMIPPEAGRVIFESEDVSRFPMYQRARRGMGYLSQEPSIFQRLSVEENLLAILEMMHLARTEREAIAAELLRDFGLSHLARQHARTLSGGARRRLERARALVTRPSLSRLDEPFTGVDPIAIFDIQGFIKNLKSRGIGVLLTDHNVHATLSIVDRAYIVNEGRVFRHGTSQELVNDPEVKRVYLGATFRGDEFDAGPAA